The genomic region GACGACGTGGACTGGGGCTTCGCCTTCAGGGGCAGCTACTCCGACTGGAAGGAGCTGGTCCACGGCGACCTCGACGCCATCGAGGGCATGATGGGCGGGCGGTTCGACCTCGACGGTGACATGCAGAAGGTGCTGCAGTACTCCAACGCGGCGGTCGTGATGACCGAGAACGCCTCCGAGATAGACACCGAGTTCGAGTACTGAACCCGGTTTTTCGACCTCGAATTTATAACCGATTGCGACGCCAGATAGAGCCATGAAGTCCGTTGGGCTGCGACTCCGACCGGCCGAGGGAGCCTTCCCGGGCGTGGACGAGGCGCTCGCAGGGATTCCGGGTGTGACCCGCGAGGGCATCCAGCACCTGGAGTGGCTTGCGGACGGGACCTACGCGATGCTGTACCGCGTCTCGGGTGGCGACGAGGTGGCCATCGGAGAGGTGCTGACAGCCCACGACGAGGTGTTGCAACACGACATGGTCTCGGCGGGGGCGGACCAGTACTACGTGTTCGTGAACGTCGCCGAGCAAGAGTCTGTCAGCGCACTGCTCCAGATTCTCGACGAGCATCGGCTGTTGCTCGACCCGCCGCTCCGGGTGACCGACGACGGGCTCTGTGTGACCGTGGCGGGAGACGGCGACGCCCTGCAGGCCGCGTTCGCGGACGTGACCGACGTCGAGGTTCCAATCGAGGTGGAGTGGACCGGCGGGTATCGACCGGGTGAGCCCGCAGCGCTCTCGCGGCTCACCGACCGCCAGCGCGAGGCGCTGGAAGCGGCCCACAGCCTCGGGTTCTACGAAACCCCAAGGGAAGCGTCGTTCGAGGACATCGGGGAGGCACTTTCCTGCTCGCCAAGCACCGCGAACGAGCTGTTGCGCCGGGCGGAGGCGCGGGTCGTTAGTTCCCTGCTGGACGGGTGAACTGCGAGCCTCGAGTCTCGGGAGTGGCGACCTGTCCCCGCGACGAGCTTTAAGCCCCTTGCGTGCCTGTCTCTAGCCATGTCGGTAACCTTCGACTTCTCCGACCGCGTCGCCATCGTGACGGGAGCATCCGGGGCCCTCGGCAGTGCCGTCGTCGCCGCCTTCCGCGAGGCTGGCGCGACCGTCTGTGCCGTCGACATCGTCCCACCAAGCGACGAGAACTCGCTGCTGGAGCCGGACGACGACACACACTTCTACGAGACCGACCTGACCGACGAACTCGGCGTCGAGACGCTGGTCGACAACGTCGTCTCGGACCACGGCCGCATCGACTGCCTCTGCAACGTGGCCGGCACCTGGCGCGGCGGGAACCCCATCGATGAGACCGACCTGGCGGAGTTCGAGTTCCTCGTGAACGTCAACCTGAAGTCCGCGTTCCTCACCTCGAAGCACGCCCTGCCGCACCTCCGCGAGCGCGAGGGTGCCATCGTCTCCGTCTCGGCGCGGTCGTCACTGGAAGGCGGTGAGGGCGACGGCCCGTACCGCATCACCAAGGCGGGCATCCGTCTCCTGACCGAGACGCTCGCCGAGGAGAATCTCGGAGAAGTGCGGGCGAACTGCGTGATGCCCTCAGTGCTGGACACCCCGATGAACCGGGAGATGATGACGCCGAAGGACGAGTGGGTCGACCCGGCCGACGTGGCGCAGGTGATGCTGTTCCTCTGCTCGGACGCTGCCAGCGTGACCAGCGGGGCCGCAGTGCCGGTCTACGGCGAGGCCTGAGAGAGGGGCCGCTCG from Haloarchaeobius sp. HME9146 harbors:
- a CDS encoding helix-turn-helix domain-containing protein is translated as MKSVGLRLRPAEGAFPGVDEALAGIPGVTREGIQHLEWLADGTYAMLYRVSGGDEVAIGEVLTAHDEVLQHDMVSAGADQYYVFVNVAEQESVSALLQILDEHRLLLDPPLRVTDDGLCVTVAGDGDALQAAFADVTDVEVPIEVEWTGGYRPGEPAALSRLTDRQREALEAAHSLGFYETPREASFEDIGEALSCSPSTANELLRRAEARVVSSLLDG
- a CDS encoding SDR family oxidoreductase, whose protein sequence is MSVTFDFSDRVAIVTGASGALGSAVVAAFREAGATVCAVDIVPPSDENSLLEPDDDTHFYETDLTDELGVETLVDNVVSDHGRIDCLCNVAGTWRGGNPIDETDLAEFEFLVNVNLKSAFLTSKHALPHLREREGAIVSVSARSSLEGGEGDGPYRITKAGIRLLTETLAEENLGEVRANCVMPSVLDTPMNREMMTPKDEWVDPADVAQVMLFLCSDAASVTSGAAVPVYGEA